The following proteins come from a genomic window of Mustela nigripes isolate SB6536 unplaced genomic scaffold, MUSNIG.SB6536 HiC_scaffold_76, whole genome shotgun sequence:
- the LOC132008225 gene encoding MAP kinase-activating death domain protein isoform X4, translating into MVQKKKLCPRLLDYLVIVGARHPSSDSVAQTPELLRRYPLEDHSEFPLPPDVVFFCQPEGCLSVRQRRMSLRDDTSFVFTLTDKDTGVTRYGICVNFYRSFQKRMPKEKGEGGAGSRGKEGPRATCASEEVGTETSETGLSLQPPSADPAPDVNQSPRVKPRAKAGSRSRNSTLTSLCVLSHYPFFSTFRECLYTLKRLVDCCSERLLGKKLGIPRGIQRDTMWRIFTGSLLVEEKSSALLHDLREIEAWIYRLLRSPVPVSGQKRVDIEVLPQELQQALTFALPDPSRFTLVDFPLHLPLELLGVDACLQVLTCILLEHKVVLQSRDYNALSMSVMAFVAMIYPLEYMFPVIPLLPTCMASAEQLLLAPTPYIIGVPASFFLYKLDFKMPDDVWLVDLDSNRVIAPTNAEVLPTLPEPESLELKKHLKQALASMSLNTQPILNLEKFHEGQEIPLLLGRPSNDLQSTPSTEFNPLIYGNDVDSVDVATRVAMVRFFNSPNVLQGFQMHTRTLRLFPRPVVAFQAGSFLASRPRQTPFAEKLARTQAVEYFGEWILNPTNYAFQRIHNNMFDPALIGDKPKWYAHQLQPIHYRVYDSNSQLAEALSVPPERDSDSEPTDDSGSDSMDYDDSSSSYSSLGDFVSEMMKCDINGDTPNVDPLTHAALGDASEVKIDELQNQKESEEVGPESKNSQENPPLRSSSSITASSSPSTVIHGANAEPADSTEVDDKAAVGVSKPLSAVPSSMGKSNTDRHQTEIGEGSVRRRTYDNPYFEPQYGLPPEEDDDEQGESYTPRFSQHVNGNRAQKLLRPNSLKLASDSEAESDSRASSPTSTISNNSTEGFGGIMSFASSLYRNHSTSFSLSNLTLPTKGAREKTTPFPSLKVFGLNTLMEIVTEAGPGSGEGNRRALVDQKSSVIKHSPTVKREPPSPQGRSSNSSENQQFLKEVVHSVLDGQGVGWLNMKKVRRLLESEQLRVFVLSKLNRSVQSEDDARQDAIPDVEVSRKVYKGMLDLLKCTVLSLEQSYAHAGLGGMASIFGLLEIAQTHYYSKEPDKRKKSPTESVNTPVGKDPGLSGRGDPKAMAQLRVPQLGPRAPSAAGKGPRELDTRSLKEENFVASVGPEVIKSVFETEEKKSQISADSGVSLTSGSQRTDPDSVIGVSPAVMIRSSSQDSEVSTVVSNSSGETLGADSDLSSNAGDGPGGEGSAHLASSRGTLSDSEIETNSATSTIFGKAHSLKPSVKEKLVGSPVRSSEDVSQRVYLYEGLLGRDKGSMWDQLEDAAMETFSISKERSTLWDQMQFWEDAFLDAVMLEREGMGMDQGPQEMIDRYLSLGEHDRKRLEDDEDRLLATLLHNLISYMLLMKVNKNDIRKKVRRLMGKSHIGLVYSQQINEVLDQLANLNGRDLAIRSSGSRHMKKQTFVVHAGTDTNGDIFFMEVCDDCVVLRSNIGTVYERWWYEKLINMTYCPKTKVLCLWRRNGSETQLNKFYTKKCRELYYCVKDSMERAAARQQSIKPGPELGGEFPVQDMKTGEGGLLQVTLEGINLKFMHSQVFIELNHIKKCNTVRGVFVLEEFVPEIKEVVSHKYKTPMAHEICYSVLCLFSYVAAVRSREEDLRTPPRPVSS; encoded by the exons ATGGTGCAAAAGAAGAAGCTCTGTCCTCGGTTACTTGATTATCTAGTGATCGTAGGGGCCAG GCACCCGAGCAGTGATAGTGTGGCCCAGACTCCTGAATTACTACGGCGGTACCCCTTGGAGGACCACTCCGAGTTTCCCCTGCCCCCAGATGTAGTGTTCTTCTGCCAGCCTGAGGGCTGTCTGAGTGTGCGTCAGCGGCGCATGAGTCTGCGGGATGACACTTCTTTCGTCTTCACCCTCACTGACAAGGACACTGGAGTCACTCGTTATGGCATCTGTGTTAACTTCTACCGCTCCTTCCAGAAGCGTATGCctaaagaaaagggggaaggTGGGGCAGGGTCACGTGGGAAGGAAGGACCCCGTGCCACTTGTGCATCAGAAGAGGTTGGCACTGAGACCTCAGAGACCGGCCTGTCCTTGCAACCCCCCAGTGCTGACCCCGCCCCCGATGTGAATCAGTCTCCTCGGGTCAAACCCCGGGCCAAGGCAGGGAGCCGTTCACGCAATAGTACTCTGACATCCCTGTGTGTGCTCAGCCACTATCCCTTCTTCTCCACCTTCCGAGAATGTCTGTACACCCTCAAACGTCTTGTGGACTGCTGCAGCGAGCGGCTGCTGGGCAAGAAACTGGGCATCCCTCGAGGCATACAAAG GGACACTATGTGGCGCATCTTTACTGGATCATTGCTAGTGGAGGAGAAGTCAAGTGCCCTTCTTCATGACCTTCGAGAGATTGAGGCCTGGATCTATCGATTGCTTCGTTCCCCAGTGCCCGTCTCTGGGCAGAAGCGAGTAGACATTGAGGTCCTACCCCAGGAGCTCCAACAAGCTCTGACCTTTGCTCTTCCAGACCCTTCTCGATTCACCCTGGTGGATTTCCCACTGCACCTTCCCTTGGAACTTCTGGGTGTGGATGCCTGTCTTCAGGTGCTAACCTGCATCCTCTTAGAGCACAAG GTGGTGCTACAGTCCCGAGACTACAATGCCCTCTCCATGTCTGTGATGGCATTTGTGGCGATGATCTACCCACTGGAGTATATGTTTCCTGTAATCCCACTGCTGCCCACCTGCATGGCATCGGCAGAACAG CTGCTGTTGGCTCCAACTCCATACATCATCGGGGTCCCTGCCAGCTTCTTCCTCTACAAGCTGGACTTCAAAATGCCTGATGACGTATGGCTGGTGGATCTGGACAGCAATAGG GTGATTGCCCCCACCAATGCAGAGGTGCTCCCAACCCTGCCAGAGCCAGAATCATTAGAGCTGAAGAAGCATCTGAAGCAG GCCCTTGCCAGCATGAGTCTCAACACCCAGCCCATCCTCAATCTGGAAAAATTCCACGAAGGCCAAGAGATCCCCCTTCTCTTGGGAAGGCCTTCTAACGACCTGCAGTCCACACCTTCCACTGAATTCAACCCACTCATCTATGGCAATGATGTGGATTCTGTGGATGTTGCAACGAG AGTGGCCATGGTCCGTTTCTTCAACTCCCCCAACGTGCTGCAGGGCTTCCAGATGCACACACGTACCCTGCGTCTCTTCCCTCGGCCCGTGGTAGCTTTTCAAGCTGGCTCCTTTCTAGCCTCACGTCCCCGGCAGACTCCTTTTGCAGAGAAGCTGGCCAGAACTCAGGCCGTGGAGTACTTCGGAGAATGGATCCTGAACCCCACCAACTACGCCTTCCAGCGAATCCACAACA ACATGTTTGATCCAGCCCTGATTGGTGACAAGCCGAAGTGGTATGCCCATCAGCTACAGCCCATCCATTATCGAGTCTATGATAGCAACTCCCAGCTGGCCGAGGCACTGAGCGTGCCCCCAGAGCGCGactctgactctgagcccactGATGACAG TGGCAGCGATAGTATGGATTATGATGACTCAAGCTCTTCTTACTCCTCCCTTGGTGACTTTGTCAGTGAAATGATGAAGTGTGACATCAATGGTGATACTCCCA ATGTGGATCCGTTGACGCATGCAGCGCTGGGGGATGCCAGCGAGGTGAAGATCGATGAGCTGCAGAACCAGAAGGAATCTGAGGAAGTGGGCCCGGAAAGCAAGAACTCTCAGGAAAACCCGCCGCTGCGCTCCAGCTCCAGCATCACCGCCAGCAGTAGCCCCAGCACCGTCATCCATGGAGCTAATGCT GAACCTGCCGATTCAACGGAGGTGGACGATAAGGCAGCAGTAGGCGTCTCCAAGCCCCTCTCTGCCGTGCCTTCCAGCATGGGCAAATCGAACACGGACAGGCACCAGACAGAAATCGGAGAGGGGTCAGTGCGCCGGCGAACCTATGACAATCCATACTTCGAGCCCCAGTATGGCCTTCCCCCTGAGGAAGATGATGATGAGCAGGGGGAAAGTTACACTCCCCGATTCAGCCAACATGTCAATGGCAATCG GGCTCAAAAGCTGCTGCGGCCCAACAGCTTGAAACTGGCAAGCGACTCTGAGGCAGAGTCCGACTCTCGCGCAAGTTCACCCACCTCCACCATCTCCAACAACAGCACCGAGGGCTTCGGGGGCATCATGTCTTTTGCCA GCAGCCTATATCGAAACCACAGTACGAGCTTCAGTCTTTCAAACCTCACACTGCCCACCAAAGGTGCGCGAGAGAAGACCACACCCTTCCCCAGTCTGAAAG TATTTGGGCTAAATACTCTAATGGAGATTGTTACTGAAGCCGGCCCCGGGAGTGGTGAAG GAAACAGGAGGGCCTTAGTGGACCAGAAGTCATCTGTTATTAAACACAGCCCAACAGTGAAAAGAGAGCCTCCATCACCTCAGGGTCGATCCAGCAATTCTAG TGAGAACCAGCAGTTCCTGAAGGAGGTGGTCCACAGCGTGCTGGATGGCCAGGGCGTTGGCTGGCTCAACATGAAAAAGGTGCGTCGGCTACTGGAGAGCGAGCAGCTGCGAGTCTTTGTCCTGAGCAAGCTGAATCGCTCAGTGCAGTCAGAGGACGATGCCCGGCAGGACGCCATCCCCGACGTG GAGGTCAGTCGGAAGGTATACAAGGGGATGCTAGACCTGCTCAAGTGCACGGTGCTCAGCCTGGAGCAGTCCTACGCCCACGCGGGTCTGGGGGGTATGGCCAGCATCTTTGGGCTTCTGGAGATTGCCCAGACCCACTACTATAGCAAAG AACCAGACAAGCGGAAGAAAAGTCCAACAGAGAGTGTAAATACCCCAGTCGGCAAGGATCCTGGCCTGTCCGGGCGGGGGGACCCAAAGGCCATGGCACAGCTGAGAGTTCCCCAGCTGGGACCTCGGGCACCAAGTGCTGCAGGAAAGGGTCCCAGAGAACTAGACACCAGaagtttaaaggaagaaaattttgtaGCATCTGTTG GGCCCGAAGTCATCAAATCCGTCTTtgagacagaggagaaaaagtCCCAGATCAGTGCGGACAGTGGCGTGAGCCTGACATCTGGTTCCCAG AGGACTGATCCAGACTCTGTCATTGGTGTGAGTCCAGCCGTTATGATCCGAAGCTCAAGTCAGGACTCTGAAGTTAGCACCGTG gtGAGTAATAGCTCTGGAGAGACCCTTGGAGCAGACAGTGACCTGAGCAGCAACGCGGGTGATGGTCCAGGCGGTGAGGGCAGCGCCCACTTGGCCAGCTCTCGGGGCACCTTGTCTGATAGTGAAATTGAGACCAACTCTGCTACCAGCACCATCTTT GGGAAAGCCCACAGCTTGAAGCCAAGTGTCAAGGAGAAGCTGGTGGGCAGCCCAGTTCGCTCGTCTGAGGATGTAAGCCAGCGAGTCTATCTCTACGAGGGACTCCTAG GAAGGGACAAAGGATCGATGTGGGACCAGTTAGAGGATGCGGCTATGGAGACCTTTTCTATAA GCAAAGAACGTTCTACTTTATGGGACCAAATGCAGTTCTGGGAAGACGCGTTCTTAGATGCTGTGATgttggagagagaaggaatgggtATGGACCAGGGTCCCCAGGAAATGATCGACAG GTACCTGTCCCTGGGAGAGCATGACCGGAAGCGCCTGGAGGATGATGAAGATCGTTTGTTGGCCACGCTTTTGCACAACCTCATCTCTTACATGCTACTGATGAAG GTAAATAAGAATGACATCCGAAAGAAGGTGAGGCGCCTAATGGGCAAGTCGCATATTGGGCTTGTGTACAGCCAGCAAATCAACGAAGTGCTTGATCAGCTGGCGAACCTG AATGGACGTGATCTCGCTATCCGGTCCAGTGGCAGCCGGCACATGAAGAAGCAAACATTTGTGGTACATGCAGGGACAGACACAAATGGAGATATCTTCTTCATGGAG GTGTGTGATGACTGCGTGGTCCTGCGGAGTAACATCGGGACGGTGTACGAACGCTGGTGGTACGAGAAGCTCATCAACATGACCTACTGCCCCAAGACCAAGGTGCTGTGCCTGTGGCGCAGAAATGGCTCTGAGACTCAGCTCAACAAGTTCTATACCAAGAAG TGTCGGGAACTGTACTACTGCGTGAAGGACAGCATGGAGAGAGCCGCGGCCCGACAGCAGAGCATCAAACCCG GCCCTGAACTGGGTGGCGAGTTCCCTGTGCAGGACATGAAGACTGGTGAGGGCGGCTTGCTGCAGGTCACCCTAGAAGGGATCAATCTCAAGTTCATGCACAGCCAG
- the LOC132008225 gene encoding MAP kinase-activating death domain protein isoform X10: protein MVQKKKLCPRLLDYLVIVGARHPSSDSVAQTPELLRRYPLEDHSEFPLPPDVVFFCQPEGCLSVRQRRMSLRDDTSFVFTLTDKDTGVTRYGICVNFYRSFQKRMPKEKGEGGAGSRGKEGPRATCASEEVGTETSETGLSLQPPSADPAPDVNQSPRVKPRAKAGSRSRNSTLTSLCVLSHYPFFSTFRECLYTLKRLVDCCSERLLGKKLGIPRGIQRDTMWRIFTGSLLVEEKSSALLHDLREIEAWIYRLLRSPVPVSGQKRVDIEVLPQELQQALTFALPDPSRFTLVDFPLHLPLELLGVDACLQVLTCILLEHKVVLQSRDYNALSMSVMAFVAMIYPLEYMFPVIPLLPTCMASAEQLLLAPTPYIIGVPASFFLYKLDFKMPDDVWLVDLDSNRVIAPTNAEVLPTLPEPESLELKKHLKQALASMSLNTQPILNLEKFHEGQEIPLLLGRPSNDLQSTPSTEFNPLIYGNDVDSVDVATRVAMVRFFNSPNVLQGFQMHTRTLRLFPRPVVAFQAGSFLASRPRQTPFAEKLARTQAVEYFGEWILNPTNYAFQRIHNNMFDPALIGDKPKWYAHQLQPIHYRVYDSNSQLAEALSVPPERDSDSEPTDDSGSDSMDYDDSSSSYSSLGDFVSEMMKCDINGDTPNVDPLTHAALGDASEVKIDELQNQKESEEVGPESKNSQENPPLRSSSSITASSSPSTVIHGANAEPADSTEVDDKAAVGVSKPLSAVPSSMGKSNTDRHQTEIGEGSVRRRTYDNPYFEPQYGLPPEEDDDEQGESYTPRFSQHVNGNRAQKLLRPNSLKLASDSEAESDSRASSPTSTISNNSTEGFGGIMSFASSLYRNHSTSFSLSNLTLPTKGAREKTTPFPSLKVFGLNTLMEIVTEAGPGSGEGNRRALVDQKSSVIKHSPTVKREPPSPQGRSSNSSENQQFLKEVVHSVLDGQGVGWLNMKKVRRLLESEQLRVFVLSKLNRSVQSEDDARQDAIPDVEVSRKVYKGMLDLLKCTVLSLEQSYAHAGLGGMASIFGLLEIAQTHYYSKEPDKRKKSPTESVNTPVGKDPGLSGRGDPKAMAQLRVPQLGPRAPSAAGKGPRELDTRSLKEENFVASVGPEVIKSVFETEEKKSQISADSGVSLTSGSQRTDPDSVIGVSPAVMIRSSSQDSEVSTVVSNSSGETLGADSDLSSNAGDGPGGEGSAHLASSRGTLSDSEIETNSATSTIFGKAHSLKPSVKEKLVGSPVRSSEDVSQRVYLYEGLLGKERSTLWDQMQFWEDAFLDAVMLEREGMGMDQGPQEMIDRYLSLGEHDRKRLEDDEDRLLATLLHNLISYMLLMKVNKNDIRKKVRRLMGKSHIGLVYSQQINEVLDQLANLNGRDLAIRSSGSRHMKKQTFVVHAGTDTNGDIFFMEVCDDCVVLRSNIGTVYERWWYEKLINMTYCPKTKVLCLWRRNGSETQLNKFYTKKCRELYYCVKDSMERAAARQQSIKPGPELGGEFPVQDMKTGEGGLLQVTLEGINLKFMHSQVFIELNHIKKCNTVRGVFVLEEFVPEIKEVVSHKYKTPMAHEICYSVLCLFSYVAAVRSREEDLRTPPRPVSS from the exons ATGGTGCAAAAGAAGAAGCTCTGTCCTCGGTTACTTGATTATCTAGTGATCGTAGGGGCCAG GCACCCGAGCAGTGATAGTGTGGCCCAGACTCCTGAATTACTACGGCGGTACCCCTTGGAGGACCACTCCGAGTTTCCCCTGCCCCCAGATGTAGTGTTCTTCTGCCAGCCTGAGGGCTGTCTGAGTGTGCGTCAGCGGCGCATGAGTCTGCGGGATGACACTTCTTTCGTCTTCACCCTCACTGACAAGGACACTGGAGTCACTCGTTATGGCATCTGTGTTAACTTCTACCGCTCCTTCCAGAAGCGTATGCctaaagaaaagggggaaggTGGGGCAGGGTCACGTGGGAAGGAAGGACCCCGTGCCACTTGTGCATCAGAAGAGGTTGGCACTGAGACCTCAGAGACCGGCCTGTCCTTGCAACCCCCCAGTGCTGACCCCGCCCCCGATGTGAATCAGTCTCCTCGGGTCAAACCCCGGGCCAAGGCAGGGAGCCGTTCACGCAATAGTACTCTGACATCCCTGTGTGTGCTCAGCCACTATCCCTTCTTCTCCACCTTCCGAGAATGTCTGTACACCCTCAAACGTCTTGTGGACTGCTGCAGCGAGCGGCTGCTGGGCAAGAAACTGGGCATCCCTCGAGGCATACAAAG GGACACTATGTGGCGCATCTTTACTGGATCATTGCTAGTGGAGGAGAAGTCAAGTGCCCTTCTTCATGACCTTCGAGAGATTGAGGCCTGGATCTATCGATTGCTTCGTTCCCCAGTGCCCGTCTCTGGGCAGAAGCGAGTAGACATTGAGGTCCTACCCCAGGAGCTCCAACAAGCTCTGACCTTTGCTCTTCCAGACCCTTCTCGATTCACCCTGGTGGATTTCCCACTGCACCTTCCCTTGGAACTTCTGGGTGTGGATGCCTGTCTTCAGGTGCTAACCTGCATCCTCTTAGAGCACAAG GTGGTGCTACAGTCCCGAGACTACAATGCCCTCTCCATGTCTGTGATGGCATTTGTGGCGATGATCTACCCACTGGAGTATATGTTTCCTGTAATCCCACTGCTGCCCACCTGCATGGCATCGGCAGAACAG CTGCTGTTGGCTCCAACTCCATACATCATCGGGGTCCCTGCCAGCTTCTTCCTCTACAAGCTGGACTTCAAAATGCCTGATGACGTATGGCTGGTGGATCTGGACAGCAATAGG GTGATTGCCCCCACCAATGCAGAGGTGCTCCCAACCCTGCCAGAGCCAGAATCATTAGAGCTGAAGAAGCATCTGAAGCAG GCCCTTGCCAGCATGAGTCTCAACACCCAGCCCATCCTCAATCTGGAAAAATTCCACGAAGGCCAAGAGATCCCCCTTCTCTTGGGAAGGCCTTCTAACGACCTGCAGTCCACACCTTCCACTGAATTCAACCCACTCATCTATGGCAATGATGTGGATTCTGTGGATGTTGCAACGAG AGTGGCCATGGTCCGTTTCTTCAACTCCCCCAACGTGCTGCAGGGCTTCCAGATGCACACACGTACCCTGCGTCTCTTCCCTCGGCCCGTGGTAGCTTTTCAAGCTGGCTCCTTTCTAGCCTCACGTCCCCGGCAGACTCCTTTTGCAGAGAAGCTGGCCAGAACTCAGGCCGTGGAGTACTTCGGAGAATGGATCCTGAACCCCACCAACTACGCCTTCCAGCGAATCCACAACA ACATGTTTGATCCAGCCCTGATTGGTGACAAGCCGAAGTGGTATGCCCATCAGCTACAGCCCATCCATTATCGAGTCTATGATAGCAACTCCCAGCTGGCCGAGGCACTGAGCGTGCCCCCAGAGCGCGactctgactctgagcccactGATGACAG TGGCAGCGATAGTATGGATTATGATGACTCAAGCTCTTCTTACTCCTCCCTTGGTGACTTTGTCAGTGAAATGATGAAGTGTGACATCAATGGTGATACTCCCA ATGTGGATCCGTTGACGCATGCAGCGCTGGGGGATGCCAGCGAGGTGAAGATCGATGAGCTGCAGAACCAGAAGGAATCTGAGGAAGTGGGCCCGGAAAGCAAGAACTCTCAGGAAAACCCGCCGCTGCGCTCCAGCTCCAGCATCACCGCCAGCAGTAGCCCCAGCACCGTCATCCATGGAGCTAATGCT GAACCTGCCGATTCAACGGAGGTGGACGATAAGGCAGCAGTAGGCGTCTCCAAGCCCCTCTCTGCCGTGCCTTCCAGCATGGGCAAATCGAACACGGACAGGCACCAGACAGAAATCGGAGAGGGGTCAGTGCGCCGGCGAACCTATGACAATCCATACTTCGAGCCCCAGTATGGCCTTCCCCCTGAGGAAGATGATGATGAGCAGGGGGAAAGTTACACTCCCCGATTCAGCCAACATGTCAATGGCAATCG GGCTCAAAAGCTGCTGCGGCCCAACAGCTTGAAACTGGCAAGCGACTCTGAGGCAGAGTCCGACTCTCGCGCAAGTTCACCCACCTCCACCATCTCCAACAACAGCACCGAGGGCTTCGGGGGCATCATGTCTTTTGCCA GCAGCCTATATCGAAACCACAGTACGAGCTTCAGTCTTTCAAACCTCACACTGCCCACCAAAGGTGCGCGAGAGAAGACCACACCCTTCCCCAGTCTGAAAG TATTTGGGCTAAATACTCTAATGGAGATTGTTACTGAAGCCGGCCCCGGGAGTGGTGAAG GAAACAGGAGGGCCTTAGTGGACCAGAAGTCATCTGTTATTAAACACAGCCCAACAGTGAAAAGAGAGCCTCCATCACCTCAGGGTCGATCCAGCAATTCTAG TGAGAACCAGCAGTTCCTGAAGGAGGTGGTCCACAGCGTGCTGGATGGCCAGGGCGTTGGCTGGCTCAACATGAAAAAGGTGCGTCGGCTACTGGAGAGCGAGCAGCTGCGAGTCTTTGTCCTGAGCAAGCTGAATCGCTCAGTGCAGTCAGAGGACGATGCCCGGCAGGACGCCATCCCCGACGTG GAGGTCAGTCGGAAGGTATACAAGGGGATGCTAGACCTGCTCAAGTGCACGGTGCTCAGCCTGGAGCAGTCCTACGCCCACGCGGGTCTGGGGGGTATGGCCAGCATCTTTGGGCTTCTGGAGATTGCCCAGACCCACTACTATAGCAAAG AACCAGACAAGCGGAAGAAAAGTCCAACAGAGAGTGTAAATACCCCAGTCGGCAAGGATCCTGGCCTGTCCGGGCGGGGGGACCCAAAGGCCATGGCACAGCTGAGAGTTCCCCAGCTGGGACCTCGGGCACCAAGTGCTGCAGGAAAGGGTCCCAGAGAACTAGACACCAGaagtttaaaggaagaaaattttgtaGCATCTGTTG GGCCCGAAGTCATCAAATCCGTCTTtgagacagaggagaaaaagtCCCAGATCAGTGCGGACAGTGGCGTGAGCCTGACATCTGGTTCCCAG AGGACTGATCCAGACTCTGTCATTGGTGTGAGTCCAGCCGTTATGATCCGAAGCTCAAGTCAGGACTCTGAAGTTAGCACCGTG gtGAGTAATAGCTCTGGAGAGACCCTTGGAGCAGACAGTGACCTGAGCAGCAACGCGGGTGATGGTCCAGGCGGTGAGGGCAGCGCCCACTTGGCCAGCTCTCGGGGCACCTTGTCTGATAGTGAAATTGAGACCAACTCTGCTACCAGCACCATCTTT GGGAAAGCCCACAGCTTGAAGCCAAGTGTCAAGGAGAAGCTGGTGGGCAGCCCAGTTCGCTCGTCTGAGGATGTAAGCCAGCGAGTCTATCTCTACGAGGGACTCCTAG GCAAAGAACGTTCTACTTTATGGGACCAAATGCAGTTCTGGGAAGACGCGTTCTTAGATGCTGTGATgttggagagagaaggaatgggtATGGACCAGGGTCCCCAGGAAATGATCGACAG GTACCTGTCCCTGGGAGAGCATGACCGGAAGCGCCTGGAGGATGATGAAGATCGTTTGTTGGCCACGCTTTTGCACAACCTCATCTCTTACATGCTACTGATGAAG GTAAATAAGAATGACATCCGAAAGAAGGTGAGGCGCCTAATGGGCAAGTCGCATATTGGGCTTGTGTACAGCCAGCAAATCAACGAAGTGCTTGATCAGCTGGCGAACCTG AATGGACGTGATCTCGCTATCCGGTCCAGTGGCAGCCGGCACATGAAGAAGCAAACATTTGTGGTACATGCAGGGACAGACACAAATGGAGATATCTTCTTCATGGAG GTGTGTGATGACTGCGTGGTCCTGCGGAGTAACATCGGGACGGTGTACGAACGCTGGTGGTACGAGAAGCTCATCAACATGACCTACTGCCCCAAGACCAAGGTGCTGTGCCTGTGGCGCAGAAATGGCTCTGAGACTCAGCTCAACAAGTTCTATACCAAGAAG TGTCGGGAACTGTACTACTGCGTGAAGGACAGCATGGAGAGAGCCGCGGCCCGACAGCAGAGCATCAAACCCG GCCCTGAACTGGGTGGCGAGTTCCCTGTGCAGGACATGAAGACTGGTGAGGGCGGCTTGCTGCAGGTCACCCTAGAAGGGATCAATCTCAAGTTCATGCACAGCCAG